One Phalacrocorax aristotelis chromosome 11, bGulAri2.1, whole genome shotgun sequence DNA segment encodes these proteins:
- the VAMP7 gene encoding vesicle-associated membrane protein 7: MAILFAVVARGTTILAKHAWCGGNFLEVTEQILAKIPSENNKLTYSHGNYLFHYICQDRIIYLCITDDDFERSRAFNFLNEIKKRFQTTYGSRAQTALPYAMNSEFSSVLAAQLKYHSESKGTDQVAETQAQIDELKGIMVRNIDLVAQRGEKLELLIDKTENLVDSSVTFKTTSRNLARAMCMKNLKLTIVIIIVSIVIIYIILSAACGGLAWPSCVQK; encoded by the exons ATGGCTATCCTGTTCGCTGTCGTGGCGAGGGGCACAACCATCCTTGCCAAACATGCCTGGTGCGGAGGAAACTTCCTGGAGGTGACAGAGCAGATCCTAGCGAAGATACCATCTGAAAACAACAAACTGACCTATTCACATGGGAA ttacCTATTTCATTACATCTGCCAAGACAGGATTATATACCTCTGCATCACAGATGAT GACTTTGAACGATCCAGAGCCTTCAACTTCCTGAACGAGATCAAGAAGAGGTTTCAGACCACCTATGGCTCAAGAGCACAGACAGCCCTTCCCTACGCAATGAACAGCGAGTTCTCGAGTGTCTTAGCGGCGCAGCTG AAATACCACTCGGAGAGCAAGGGCACTGACCAGGTGGCAGAGACGCAAGCTCAAATCGATGAACTTAAAGGAATCATGGTTCGAAACATAG ACCTTGTGGCCCAAAGAGGGGAGAAGCTGGAGTTGCTGATCGATAAAACAGAGAATCTTGTGGATTCG TCAGTCACTTTCAAAACTACCAGCAGGAACCTTGCTAGAGCCATGTGTATGAAGAACCTCAAGCTTACCATCGTCATCATCATTGTATCAATT GTTATCATCTATATCATTCTCTCGGCTGCCTGCGGTGGGCTCGCGTGGCCAAGCTGTGTGCAGAAGTAA
- the LOC142063044 gene encoding DNA-directed RNA polymerases I and III subunit RPAC2-like isoform X2, which translates to MAEEGERKAALETVQADGTDGNCVTFVLHDEDHTLGNSLRYMVMKNPDVEFCGYCITHPSESKINFRIQTRGALPAVEPFRKGLNDLMGVCQHVLNTFERSMKEYRAQREEEMQ; encoded by the exons ATGGCGGAGGAGGGCGAGAGGAAGGCCGCGCTGGAGACG GTCCAGGCAGATGGGACAGATGGGAACTGCGTCACATTTGTGTTACACGATGAGGACCACACACTCGGCAACTCCCTCCGATACATGGTGATGAAGAA ccctgaCGTGGAGTTCTGCGGCTACTGCATCACGCACCCCTCTGAAAGCAAGATCAACTTCCGGATCCAGACCAGAG ggGCCCTTCCTGCTGTTGAGCCGTTCCGGAAAGGCCTGAACGACCTGATGGGTGTTTGCCAACACGTGCTCAACACCTTTGAG AGGAGCATGAAGGAATACAGGGcccagagggaggaagagatgcAGTAG
- the LOC142063044 gene encoding DNA-directed RNA polymerases I and III subunit RPAC2-like isoform X1, whose product MSVFLRSIGQRLCQTPDQVQADGTDGNCVTFVLHDEDHTLGNSLRYMVMKNPDVEFCGYCITHPSESKINFRIQTRGALPAVEPFRKGLNDLMGVCQHVLNTFERSMKEYRAQREEEMQ is encoded by the exons ATGTCGGTTTTCCTCAGGAGCATCGGACAGCGTCTGTGCCAGACACCTGACCAG GTCCAGGCAGATGGGACAGATGGGAACTGCGTCACATTTGTGTTACACGATGAGGACCACACACTCGGCAACTCCCTCCGATACATGGTGATGAAGAA ccctgaCGTGGAGTTCTGCGGCTACTGCATCACGCACCCCTCTGAAAGCAAGATCAACTTCCGGATCCAGACCAGAG ggGCCCTTCCTGCTGTTGAGCCGTTCCGGAAAGGCCTGAACGACCTGATGGGTGTTTGCCAACACGTGCTCAACACCTTTGAG AGGAGCATGAAGGAATACAGGGcccagagggaggaagagatgcAGTAG